One window of Scheffersomyces stipitis CBS 6054 chromosome 1, whole genome shotgun sequence genomic DNA carries:
- the TCD5.2 gene encoding taurine catabolism dioxygenase translates to MAPPAATSSSAPTEDDIEQTVRKLAALKPIGHRFSNNAKTGPQLEWLAKLPEPARKRFEKAGIDLSNGYPVIPKSEDIPKFVDEAFEIRNKDYPYIERGANADPEKKALFGAAKEVRHLTKHLGTEIVGLQLSDLNDKQKDELALLVAERVVVFFRNQDLSPQKQLELGEYWGQVERHPQAPHVPLPIPEGTETIAKGSGVSVIWRKFFSEFYGFPGGFRKKSITSGWHTDLVHEHQPAGITHLHNDTIPKTGGDTAWASGYAAYDKLSPALQKFLDGKTAIYRSAHQYLDRENPLKGPKYIEREHPIVRTHPATGWKYLFVNRSMTDRIVGLEPGESKVILEYLFSVYEKNLDIQVRFQWQPTNEGFGTSAIWDNRVSQHNAISDYDFDGDERHGTRVTSLAELPYFDPKSKSQREALGLSLD, encoded by the coding sequence atggctCCTCCTGCTGCTACCTCATCTTCCGCCCCAACTGAAGACGACATTGAACAAACCGTCAGAAAGTTGGCTGCCTTGAAGCCAATCGGCCACAGATTTTCCAACAATGCTAAGACTGGTCCTCAATTGGAATGGTTAGCAAAGTTGCCAGAACCTGCTAGAaaaagatttgaaaagGCAGGTATTGATTTGTCCAACGGTTATCCTGTTATTCCTAAATCGGAAGATATTCCAAAgtttgttgatgaagcatttgaaatcagaaacaaGGACTATCCATACATTGAAAGGGGTGCAAATGCCGACCCTGAGAAGAAGGCATTGTTTGGAGCTGCCAAAGAAGTTAGACACTTGACCAAGCACCTTGGTACAGAAATTGTAGGTTTGCAGTTGAGCGACTTGAACGACAAGCAAAAAGACGAATTGGCCTTGTTGGTGGCTGAAAGAGTTGTCGTCTTTTTCAGAAACCAAGACTTGTCTCCTCAGAAGCAATTGGAATTGGGTGAATACTGGggtcaagttgaaagacACCCACAAGCTCCACACGTTCCATTGCCAATCCCTGAAGGTACTGAAACTATTGCCAAGGGTAGTGGTGTCAGTGTAATCTGGAGAAAGTTTTTCAGCGAATTCTATGGATTCCCTGGTGGTTTCAGGAAGAAGTCCATCACCTCAGGCTGGCACACTGATTTGGTCCATGAGCATCAACCAGCAGGTATCACCCACTTGCACAACGACACGATTCCAAAGACTGGAGGTGACACTGCATGGGCATCTGGTTATGCTGCATACGACAAGTTGTCTCCAGCCTTGCAAAAGTTCCTTGACGGAAAGACAGCTATCTACCGTTCCGCTCACCAGTACCTTGACCGTGAAAATCCATTGAAGGGACCAAAGTACATCGAAAGAGAGCACCCTATTGTGAGAACCCATCCTGCCACTGGCTGGAAGTACTTGTTCGTCAACAGATCCATGACTGACAGAATTGTGGGTTTGGAACCAGGTGAATCCAAGGTTATTTTGGAGTACTTGTTCTCAGTCTAcgagaagaacttggacaTTCAAGTGAGATTCCAATGGCAACCTACAAACGAAGGCTTTGGAACTTCTGCTATCTGGGATAACAGAGTTTCTCAGCACAATGCTATTTCTGACTACGACTTCGATGGCGATGAACGTCATGGAACTAGAGTCACTTCTTTAGCTGAGCTTCCTTACTTCGACCCCAAGTCCAAGTCTCAAAGAGAAGCATTGGGCTTGTCGTTAGATTAG
- the CBC2 gene encoding small subunit of the nuclear mRNA cap-binding protein complex CBC — protein MELLEEKYNHSAERLDKPSQYLIKRAVRRQNFDNLQKSLHSKTVYVGNLSHFTTEEQIHELFSKCGSIDRIIMGLDRNKLTPCGFCFVVYKLEEGSLNAMKFLQKTILDGQSLSIDLDPGFREGRQFGRGIYGGQASQEASSENGQRGGFRGRGGFRSRGRGFRGGR, from the coding sequence ATGGAATTGCTTGAGGAGAAGTACAACCACTCAGCTGAGAGGCTAGACAAGCCCTCGCAGTATTTAATCAAAAGGGCTGTGCGCAGACAAAACTTTGATAACCTACAGAAATCGTTACATCTGAAAACTGTTTATGTAGGTAACTTGTCCCATTTCACCACAGAAGAACAGATTCACGAATTGTTCCTGAAGTGTGGTTCCATCGATAGAATCATCATGGGACTCGACAGAAACAAGTTGACGCCCTGCGGATTTTGTTTTGTAGTTTACAAGTTAGAAGAGGGTTCATTAAATGCTATGAAGTTCTTACAAAAGACCATTTTGGACGGTCAGAGTTTGTCAATTGATTTGGATCCTGGTTTTAGAGAAGGAAGACAGTTCGGTAGAGGCATTTATGGAGGTCAAGCCAGTCAAGAAGCAAGTTCTGAAAACGGACAGAGGGGTGGCTTCAGAGGCAGAGGTGGATTCAGATCCAGAGGAAGAGGATTTAGAGGAGGCCGT